One Aphidius gifuensis isolate YNYX2018 linkage group LG3, ASM1490517v1, whole genome shotgun sequence DNA window includes the following coding sequences:
- the LOC122852005 gene encoding nardilysin-like: protein MPKRCFNSTVINKKFKNNKKIITTKRARLQVDYNLEINLCNMAQGCIEKTTKHDIIDNKFVDIKVDYLDTPVKSENDKKDYKVIKLPNGLTALLIADLHDDNKSINCHQGDSLQSEDDESESDNSDDDVDSGDSGDSEEVDGIDNGDDCQKRKSSNVEEKMAACGLCVGVGSFSDPPEIPGMAHFLEHMVFMGSTKYPLENDFDVFIKKHGGSNNASTECEQTTFYFEINEKYLLPALDRFAQFFVSPLMLRDAITREREAVESEFQMALPLDSYRKEQLFCSFAEHDHPSRKFTWGNLVTLKDNVTEDKLYETLHEFRERHYSAHRMTVTIQARLPLDTLEDYVKKCFANVPCNNLPSDDFSKFMGAESFDTPSFKRIYKIKPSKDVCQIELTWAMPTLQHLYKSKPHQYVSWIIGHEGKGSLISYLRKKMWCLDIFSGNGESGFEHSSMYALFSISLVLTDLGHVHIKDVLNAVFSYINMLKKIGPKKRIYDEICKIEETNFRFADDEAPCDYVEQMCESMQFYPPIDYITGSELYFEYDPVSIVLCIEALNADNVNIIIFNKKFDDDNFEKIEPWFRTKYTDTKIPEDWINNWKTIEPLPSFHLPEPNKFVTDDFTLIPIENQEYPKKIHQDNLSEIWYKPDAKFRLPECYINYLLISPLIHNSPEGSVIVDLMVSILKQQLVEELYPATAAELNYDIQAHERGMIIKVWGFNQKLPLVLQTIAKYISELSVLVREDLFEVMKKQQIKSYYNMFLKPSKLNNEVRLSILTIPHWTSIDKHTAAASIFFDKFKILSKKFMDSIYIKCLAQGNMPKADVIAHSLKVFKRLSCKALLPGIVPTIRVYEIPKGIKCCRIKNFNPIDTNSVVTNYYQSKSTMQLSVIIEMIIMIMEEPLFNQLRTLEQLGYNVSCRFRDTYGVMGFSVTVCTQASKFSVEHIDNRIEEFLKTFDDSLGKMDEDELKEFKDSLLYIKQCADNHLKEELDRNWSEITSGDYIFDRLPKEVEAISKLQILEIQDWLKKHRVGGENFCKLTVQIVGNDKNESDEQIQKVNDKENISQYSLQYVHILENKSKNYCINDIDSFKKTLVVLPLQNINS from the coding sequence ATGCCAAAACGATGTTTTAATTCTActgtgataaataaaaaattcaaaaataataaaaaaataataactacgAAAAGAGCACGTTTGCAAGTTGACTATAACCTTGAAATCAACTTATGCAATATGGCACAAGGatgtattgaaaaaacaacTAAGCATgacattattgataataagTTTGTAGATATTAAAGTTGACTATTTAGATACGCCTGTTAAGTCAGAAAATGATAAGAAAGATTATAAGGTTATCAAATTACCGAATGGATTGACAGCATTATTAATTGCTGACTTGCATGATgacaataaatcaattaattgtcaTCAAGGTGATTCATTACAAAGTGAAGATGACGAGAGTGAATCAGATAACtcagatgatgatgttgattcCGGTGACAGTGGTGATAGTGAGGAAGTAGATGGGATTGATAATGGTGACGATTGCCAAAAACGAAAATCATCAAATGTAGAAGAAAAAATGGCAGCTTGTGGTCTTTGTGTTGGTGTTGGTAGTTTTTCTGACCCACCGGAGATACCAGGAATGGCTCATTTCCTTGAGCACATGGTATTTATGGGCTCAACCAAGTATCCACTcgaaaatgattttgatgtatttataaaaaaacacggTGGCTCAAACAATGCATCAACGGAATGTGAACAAACAacgttttattttgaaattaatgaaaaatatttacttccAGCACTTGATAGATTTGCTCAATTTTTTGTAAGTCCATTGATGCTGAGAGATGCAATAACTCGAGAACGAGAAGCTGTGGAGAGTGAATTTCAAATGGCACTTCCATTAGATTCGTACAGGAAAGAGCAACTCTTTTGCAGCTTTGCTGAGCATGATCATCCATCAAGAAAATTTACTTGGGGGAATCTAGTTACTCTAAAAGACAATGTTACCGAAGATAAGCTTTACGAAACATTGCACGAATTTCGAGAACGTCACTATTCAGCACATCGCATGACAGTGACAATCCAGGCAAGATTACCACTAGACACATTGGAagattatgttaaaaaatgttttgcaAATGTACCATGTAATAATCTTCCTTCAGATGATTTCAGTAAATTCATGGGTGCCGAGTCATTTGATACACCGTCGTTCAAGCgaatctataaaataaaacccaGTAAAGATGTTTGTCAGATTGAATTGACATGGGCAATGCCAACGTTGCAACATTTGTATAAATCAAAGCCACATCAATATGTTTCTTGGATAATTGGTCATGAAGGTAAAGGTTCGTTAATATCTTacctgagaaaaaaaatgtggtGTCTTGACATATTTTCTGGCAACGGTGAATCTGGATTTGAGCATAGTTCAATGTATGCTCTTTTCAGCATTTCCCTTGTTCTCACTGATCTTGGACACGTTCACATCAAGGATGTTCTTAATGCTGTTTTTTCTTATATCAATATGCTCAAGAAAATAGGACCAAAAAAACGCATTTACGatgaaatttgtaaaattgagGAAACTAATTTTCGATTTGCTGATGATGAAGCACCTTGTGACTATGTTGAACAAATGTGTGAAAGTATGCAATTTTATCCGCCAATAGATTATATTACTGGTTCAGAGCTTTACTTTGAGTATGATCCAGTATCAATTGTTCTTTGTATCGAAGCCCTGAATGCTGACAATGtcaacatcattatttttaacaagaaatttgatgatgataattttgaaaaaattgaaccGTGGTTTAGGACAAAATACACTGACACTAAAATTCCTGAAGATTGGATAAACAATTGGAAAACAATTGAACCATTACCCAGCTTTCATCTGCCAgaaccaaataaatttgttactGATGATTTTACGTTAATTCCAATTGAAAATCAagaatatccaaaaaaaattcaccaagATAATCTCTCGGAAATTTGGTATAAGCCAGACGCAAAATTTCGCCTTCCTGAGtgttacattaattatttactaataTCACCATTAATACATAATTCACCCGAAGGTTCAGTAATAGTTGATCTGATGgtttcaatattaaaacaacaattggTAGAAGAGCTGTATCCAGCAACAGCAGCTGAGTTGAATTACGATATTCAAGCTCATGAAAGAGGCATGATCATTAAAGTTTGGGGATTTAATCAAAAACTTCCTCTTGTTCTTCAGACAATTGCCAAATACATTTCAGAACTTTCTGTATTAGTTCGTGAAGATTTATTTGAGGTTATGAAAAAACAACAGATTAAATCATATTACAATATGTTTTTGAAACcttcaaaattgaataatgaagTTAGATTATCAATATTGACGATTCCACACTGGACATCAATTGATAAACACACTGCAGCAgcaagtatattttttgataagtttaaaattctttcaaaaaaatttatggacagtatttatatcaaatgCCTTGCACAAGGTAATATGCCAAAAGCTGATGTGATCGCACATTCATTGAAAGTTTTTAAGAGACTTAGTTGCAAAGCTTTACTGCCTGGAATTGTACCAACAATACGAGTATATGAAATACCAAAAGGAATCAAGTGTTGtcgaattaaaaattttaatccaaTTGACACCAACTCAGTTGTGACGAATTACTATCAATCAAAATCTACAATGCAGCTGTCtgtaattattgaaatgataataatgatcatGGAAGAGCCATTGTTCAATCAACTCAGAACTTTGGAGCAATTAGGCTACAATGTATCCTGCCGATTCAGGGACACATATGGTGTTATGGGATTCTCGGTGACGGTTTGCACCCAGGCATCTAAATTCAGCGTCGAGCATATTGACAACAGGATTGAAGAGTTCTTAAAAACATTTGATGATTCATTGGGCAAAATGGACGAGGATGAGTTGAAAGAGTTTAAGGATTCTCTACTTTATATCAAGCAGTGTGCTGACAATCATTTGAAGGAAGAGCTTGACAGAAATTGGTCAGAAATCACATCAGgtgattatatatttgatcGGCTACCCAAAGAAGTTGAAGCAATAAGCAAACTTCAAATTCTTGAAATTCAAGATTGGCTAAAAAAACACAGAGTTGGAGGCgaaaatttttgcaaattgACGGTACAAATTGTTGGCAATGACAAAAATGAATCTGATGAGCAAATACAGAAAGTAAacgataaagaaaatatatctcaatattcATTGCAATATGTTCATATTTTAGAGaataaaagcaaaaattaTTGCATCAACGATAttgatagttttaaaaaaacacttgtcGTATTACCTCTTCAAAACATaaattcatga
- the LOC122852006 gene encoding constitutive coactivator of PPAR-gamma-like protein 1 homolog isoform X1, whose amino-acid sequence MGIQDLQTFLDSNCAPSGVVPVDLLKIAKQRQRNRSNKNHQQPLGLLRLVLDGECCLDRLYGGYFSDWASGGQWNRMVQFLAVLIQQTEMYGVKLIVFLNGCNETQRRTEWIKSQLDMRVKVNNVLKHIATKGTPPPKIWWIPPICLHTSLRMSLRHLKTTVVLSMNDHHLEVIKYCRDNNYNGLIADDAEYIAFDPPRYFSSEQLKLTYKGSLETKEYLIPEVIKSLGIQADRLCILTALLGNFILSEQELNDFYKKLSINSTGPNKTNIDQSIKIIAGFVKDLLSSNIDFVSEKVFGTTTDSRCSKLEQSIQYYISGTKEASRQKTSKQISQNHIKQNVKPSLSLSLSSSSSSSSSSVTISSKSITEISAIQHDNSDNIETSKFASETLESEQESLNAYNEATANSKVAPQIVIEPPVVQLNKNTGNDDDVKIKEPASNGHATINGVTNNLSINSSSASSSIITAVSHNNTTATKHSCEKPISIPTTVAEVMRTAIERHQKGLMSPDIYQILETGEIKLPMLLEDENNREFPSIHLIYRPIRQMVYAILFNLNHKIFLATNGKEKNCNEKIKVPDVIIKEWIWSKNNPYQTPEEVKAEKIGWGVPTIQRLWFGSRGRFGSSIDDKRRRLRGFLTCMRSDTPLILNVSHVPQHLLIMACVLRYIMTYSDKKILRRQELDAFIAQAFSPNLMNAQYLQDLQLPLVTFRGVQLATLFMAGVETALLANDACGAPIPWLMCCPWLYFDGKLFHHTLARSTIAKNLLELCGGHIDRVVKVERMRKAILEGLSVVFARPPIVPTVPGLRVPTLPSNILPVGCVVNDTIARGRTNPRNNNNNLFRELIRRPVPSRGGRLEVAGVVVGQWGANYGQPTKPHATIQGPSRGRIPPQPQFPRINARLFQPRANNNINSSAVRGKKTQMKATSKKKGIKKNQENDNKKDIKLRDNSVEEIVNADEFSKLLKKDINTKEIISATVADKSGVDQTIEKDKLVATDAISTVDAATNAASQSVKDN is encoded by the exons atgggaATACAGGATTTGCAGACATTTTTAGACAGTAATTGTGCGCCCAGTGGTGTTGTGCCAGTTGATTTGCTGAAAATAGCGAAACAACGTCAGCGTAATCGTTCAAATAAGAATCATCAACAGCCACTGGGTCTTCTTCGACTTGTTTTGGATGGTGAATGTTGTCTTGATAGGCTGTATGGTGGTTATTTTTCCG attggGCGTCAGGTGGACAATGGAATCGTATGGTACAATTTCTTGCTGTATTAATACAACAAACAGAAATGTATGGTGTTAAactaattgtatttttaaatggatgTAATGAAACACAACGTCGTACTGAATGGATAAAAAGTCAATTAGATATGCGtgtaaaagtaaataatgttttaaaacaCATAGCAACAAAAGGTACACCGCCACCCAAAATATGGTGGATACCACCAATTTGTTTACATACAAGTTTACGTATGTCATTACgtcatttaaaaacaacagttGTTTTAAGTATGAATGATCATCATCTTGAAGTTATTAAATACTGTCgtgataataattacaatggATTGATTGCTGATGATGCTGAATATATTGCATTTGATCCTCCACGTTATTTTTCATCTGAACAATTAAAACTTACTTACAAAGGTTCTCTTGAAACAAAAGAATATCTTATACCAGAAGTTATTAAATCTCTTGGTATTCAAGCTGATCGTCTTTGTATACTTACAGCATTacttggtaattttattttatcagaaCAAGAactcaatgatttttataaaaaattgagtattAACAGTACTGgaccaaataaaacaaatatcgatcaatcaattaaaattattgctgGTTTTGTTAAAGACTTATTATCAagtaatattgattttgtttCCGAGAAAGTTTTTGGAACAACGACTGATTCGCGATGCTCAAAATTAGAGCAATCTATCCAATATTACATCAGTGGAACCAAGGAGGCCTCACGtcaaaaaacatcaaaacaaATATCCCAAAATCATATCAAACAAAATGTTAAgccatcattatcattatcattatcatcatcatcatcatcgtcatcctCGTCAGTGACAATATCATCAAAGTCAATAACAGAAATATCAGCAATTCAACATGATAATAGTGATAATATTGAAACATCGAAATTTGCATCTGAAACATTAGAGAGTGAACAAGAAAGTTTAAATGCTTATAACGAAGCAACTGCAAATTCTAAAGTTGCACCGCAAATTGTCATTGAACCACCTGTTGtacagttgaataaaaatacaggAAATGATGATGACGTTAAAATTAAAGAGCCTGCAAGCAATGGACATGCAACTATTAATGGTGttacaaacaatttatcaatcaattcaTCGAGTGCATCCAGTTCAATAATAACAGCTGTATCtcataataatacaacagcaACAAAACACAGTTGTGAAAAACCAATTAGTATTCCAACTACAGTGGCTGAAGTTATGCGTACAGCAATTGAACGTCATCAAAAGGGTCTCATGTCACcagatatttatcaaattctaGAGACTggtgaaattaaattaccGATGTTActtgaagatgaaaataatcGTGAATTTCCAtctatacatttaatttatcgtccAATAAGACAAATGGTTTatgcaatattatttaatttaaatcacaAAATTTTCCTGGCAACtaatggaaaagaaaaaaattgtaatgaaaaaattaaagtgcCTGATGTTATTATTAAGGAATGGATATGGTCAAAGAATAATCCATATCAAACACCAGAAGAAGTTAAGGCTGAAAAAATTGGATGGGGAGTACCAACAATTCAGCGTCTTTGGTTTGg CTCACGAGGGCGTTTCGG CTCTAGTATAGATGATAAACGCCGAAGACTTCGTGGCTTTTTGACATGTATGAGATCAGATACACCATTAATACTCAACGTTTCACATGTACCTCAACATTTGCTTATCATGGCTTGTGTACTCAGATACATAATGACATAttctgacaaaaaaatattacgacGTCAAGAGCTTGATGCATTTATTGCTCAGGCATTTTCACCAAATCTCATGAATGCTCAGTATCTTCAAGATCTGCAG cttCCACTTGTTACATTCCGTGGAGTTCAACTTGCCACACTGTTTATGGCTGGTGTTGAAACGGCTCTTTTGGCCAATGATGCTTGTGGTGCACCAATACCATGGCTCATGTGTTGTCCATGGTTGTATTTTGATGGTAAACTATTTCATCACACTCTGGCACGTTCAACAATTGCTAAAAATCTTTTGGAACTTTGTGGTGGTCATATTGATCGTGTTGTTAAAGTTGAAAGAATGCGAAAGGCAATACTTGAAGGCCTTAGTGTTGTCTTCGCCAGACCACCAATTGTACCAACTGTACCGGGTTTACGAGTTCCAACATtaccatcaaatattttaccaGTTGGTTGCGTCGTTAATGACACAATAGCACGTGGTCGAACAAACCCAcgtaataacaacaataatttatttagagaACTTATTCGTCGTCCAGTACCATCGCGTGGTGGTCGCCTAGAAGTTGCTGGTGTTGTTGTAGGACAATGGGGGGCTAATTATGGACAACCTACAAAACCTCATGCCACTATTCAAGGACCTTCTCGAGGACGCATACCACCCCAG CCACAATTTCCGCGTATTAATGCACGACTGTTCCAACCAAGGgcaaataacaatattaactCTTCTGCAgtaagaggaaaaaaaactcaaatgaAG GCCACAAGTAAAAAGAAAGGAATAAAGAAAAACcaagaaaatgataataaaaaagatatcaaGTTACGTGACAATTCTGTTGAAGAAATTGTTAATGCTGATGAATTTtc taaattacttaaaaaagatataaataccAAAGAAATAATCTCAGCAACAGTAGCTGATAAATCTGGTGTTGACCAAACTATTGAAAAGGACAAACTAGTCGCTACTGATGCTATTTCCACTGTCGATGCTGCTACTAATGCTGCTTCACAATCagtaaaagataattaa
- the LOC122852006 gene encoding constitutive coactivator of PPAR-gamma-like protein 1 homolog isoform X2, with the protein MGIQDLQTFLDSNCAPSGVVPVDLLKIAKQRQRNRSNKNHQQPLGLLRLVLDGECCLDRLYGGYFSDWASGGQWNRMVQFLAVLIQQTEMYGVKLIVFLNGCNETQRRTEWIKSQLDMRVKVNNVLKHIATKGTPPPKIWWIPPICLHTSLRMSLRHLKTTVVLSMNDHHLEVIKYCRDNNYNGLIADDAEYIAFDPPRYFSSEQLKLTYKGSLETKEYLIPEVIKSLGIQADRLCILTALLGNFILSEQELNDFYKKLSINSTGPNKTNIDQSIKIIAGFVKDLLSSNIDFVSEKVFGTTTDSRCSKLEQSIQYYISGTKEASRQKTSKQISQNHIKQNVKPSLSLSLSSSSSSSSSSVTISSKSITEISAIQHDNSDNIETSKFASETLESEQESLNAYNEATANSKVAPQIVIEPPVVQLNKNTGNDDDVKIKEPASNGHATINGVTNNLSINSSSASSSIITAVSHNNTTATKHSCEKPISIPTTVAEVMRTAIERHQKGLMSPDIYQILETGEIKLPMLLEDENNREFPSIHLIYRPIRQMVYAILFNLNHKIFLATNGKEKNCNEKIKVPDVIIKEWIWSKNNPYQTPEEVKAEKIGWGVPTIQRLWFGSSIDDKRRRLRGFLTCMRSDTPLILNVSHVPQHLLIMACVLRYIMTYSDKKILRRQELDAFIAQAFSPNLMNAQYLQDLQLPLVTFRGVQLATLFMAGVETALLANDACGAPIPWLMCCPWLYFDGKLFHHTLARSTIAKNLLELCGGHIDRVVKVERMRKAILEGLSVVFARPPIVPTVPGLRVPTLPSNILPVGCVVNDTIARGRTNPRNNNNNLFRELIRRPVPSRGGRLEVAGVVVGQWGANYGQPTKPHATIQGPSRGRIPPQPQFPRINARLFQPRANNNINSSAVRGKKTQMKATSKKKGIKKNQENDNKKDIKLRDNSVEEIVNADEFSKLLKKDINTKEIISATVADKSGVDQTIEKDKLVATDAISTVDAATNAASQSVKDN; encoded by the exons atgggaATACAGGATTTGCAGACATTTTTAGACAGTAATTGTGCGCCCAGTGGTGTTGTGCCAGTTGATTTGCTGAAAATAGCGAAACAACGTCAGCGTAATCGTTCAAATAAGAATCATCAACAGCCACTGGGTCTTCTTCGACTTGTTTTGGATGGTGAATGTTGTCTTGATAGGCTGTATGGTGGTTATTTTTCCG attggGCGTCAGGTGGACAATGGAATCGTATGGTACAATTTCTTGCTGTATTAATACAACAAACAGAAATGTATGGTGTTAAactaattgtatttttaaatggatgTAATGAAACACAACGTCGTACTGAATGGATAAAAAGTCAATTAGATATGCGtgtaaaagtaaataatgttttaaaacaCATAGCAACAAAAGGTACACCGCCACCCAAAATATGGTGGATACCACCAATTTGTTTACATACAAGTTTACGTATGTCATTACgtcatttaaaaacaacagttGTTTTAAGTATGAATGATCATCATCTTGAAGTTATTAAATACTGTCgtgataataattacaatggATTGATTGCTGATGATGCTGAATATATTGCATTTGATCCTCCACGTTATTTTTCATCTGAACAATTAAAACTTACTTACAAAGGTTCTCTTGAAACAAAAGAATATCTTATACCAGAAGTTATTAAATCTCTTGGTATTCAAGCTGATCGTCTTTGTATACTTACAGCATTacttggtaattttattttatcagaaCAAGAactcaatgatttttataaaaaattgagtattAACAGTACTGgaccaaataaaacaaatatcgatcaatcaattaaaattattgctgGTTTTGTTAAAGACTTATTATCAagtaatattgattttgtttCCGAGAAAGTTTTTGGAACAACGACTGATTCGCGATGCTCAAAATTAGAGCAATCTATCCAATATTACATCAGTGGAACCAAGGAGGCCTCACGtcaaaaaacatcaaaacaaATATCCCAAAATCATATCAAACAAAATGTTAAgccatcattatcattatcattatcatcatcatcatcatcgtcatcctCGTCAGTGACAATATCATCAAAGTCAATAACAGAAATATCAGCAATTCAACATGATAATAGTGATAATATTGAAACATCGAAATTTGCATCTGAAACATTAGAGAGTGAACAAGAAAGTTTAAATGCTTATAACGAAGCAACTGCAAATTCTAAAGTTGCACCGCAAATTGTCATTGAACCACCTGTTGtacagttgaataaaaatacaggAAATGATGATGACGTTAAAATTAAAGAGCCTGCAAGCAATGGACATGCAACTATTAATGGTGttacaaacaatttatcaatcaattcaTCGAGTGCATCCAGTTCAATAATAACAGCTGTATCtcataataatacaacagcaACAAAACACAGTTGTGAAAAACCAATTAGTATTCCAACTACAGTGGCTGAAGTTATGCGTACAGCAATTGAACGTCATCAAAAGGGTCTCATGTCACcagatatttatcaaattctaGAGACTggtgaaattaaattaccGATGTTActtgaagatgaaaataatcGTGAATTTCCAtctatacatttaatttatcgtccAATAAGACAAATGGTTTatgcaatattatttaatttaaatcacaAAATTTTCCTGGCAACtaatggaaaagaaaaaaattgtaatgaaaaaattaaagtgcCTGATGTTATTATTAAGGAATGGATATGGTCAAAGAATAATCCATATCAAACACCAGAAGAAGTTAAGGCTGAAAAAATTGGATGGGGAGTACCAACAATTCAGCGTCTTTGGTTTGg CTCTAGTATAGATGATAAACGCCGAAGACTTCGTGGCTTTTTGACATGTATGAGATCAGATACACCATTAATACTCAACGTTTCACATGTACCTCAACATTTGCTTATCATGGCTTGTGTACTCAGATACATAATGACATAttctgacaaaaaaatattacgacGTCAAGAGCTTGATGCATTTATTGCTCAGGCATTTTCACCAAATCTCATGAATGCTCAGTATCTTCAAGATCTGCAG cttCCACTTGTTACATTCCGTGGAGTTCAACTTGCCACACTGTTTATGGCTGGTGTTGAAACGGCTCTTTTGGCCAATGATGCTTGTGGTGCACCAATACCATGGCTCATGTGTTGTCCATGGTTGTATTTTGATGGTAAACTATTTCATCACACTCTGGCACGTTCAACAATTGCTAAAAATCTTTTGGAACTTTGTGGTGGTCATATTGATCGTGTTGTTAAAGTTGAAAGAATGCGAAAGGCAATACTTGAAGGCCTTAGTGTTGTCTTCGCCAGACCACCAATTGTACCAACTGTACCGGGTTTACGAGTTCCAACATtaccatcaaatattttaccaGTTGGTTGCGTCGTTAATGACACAATAGCACGTGGTCGAACAAACCCAcgtaataacaacaataatttatttagagaACTTATTCGTCGTCCAGTACCATCGCGTGGTGGTCGCCTAGAAGTTGCTGGTGTTGTTGTAGGACAATGGGGGGCTAATTATGGACAACCTACAAAACCTCATGCCACTATTCAAGGACCTTCTCGAGGACGCATACCACCCCAG CCACAATTTCCGCGTATTAATGCACGACTGTTCCAACCAAGGgcaaataacaatattaactCTTCTGCAgtaagaggaaaaaaaactcaaatgaAG GCCACAAGTAAAAAGAAAGGAATAAAGAAAAACcaagaaaatgataataaaaaagatatcaaGTTACGTGACAATTCTGTTGAAGAAATTGTTAATGCTGATGAATTTtc taaattacttaaaaaagatataaataccAAAGAAATAATCTCAGCAACAGTAGCTGATAAATCTGGTGTTGACCAAACTATTGAAAAGGACAAACTAGTCGCTACTGATGCTATTTCCACTGTCGATGCTGCTACTAATGCTGCTTCACAATCagtaaaagataattaa